The sequence tgctgctgttctcaccagcacacttgtgtttcttacactgggacttagaagagaatctttcaccacacacactgcaactcaacactttctctcctgtgtgtgttctcatgtgtactgtaagaGTGTTTTAGGTGACAAAAGCTTTTGTGGCAGCTTAAACAGGAGTATGTTTTTTCCCCagagtgcgttctcatgtgtgattttaatTGCTGTCTTTCTTTACAACTTTTGccacatactgaacatataaaaggtttttctccagtgtgtgttctcatgtgtacttttaaactttgatttattacaaaacttttaccacattctgagcaagtataaggtttttctccagtgtgcgttctcatgtgtactttgaaATTGTGCTTTTGGgtaaaatctttactgcagattgaacatgaaaaagttttttctccagtgtgtgttctcatgtgttcttttaaaCGTTGATTTCttgcaaaacttttaccacattctgagcatgaaaaaggtttttctccagtgtgtattctcatgtgtattttcaaattgtGCCTCTGAGTACAACCTTTCCCGCAGACTGAACatgaaaaagttttttctccagtgtgtgttctcatgtgtactttcaaactacTAGGATATTTATAAGttttgtcacagagagaacatgtgaagtgtgtgttgtcagtgtgacatgtcttatcatctttagagtcttcatcatcagtgtcaggagagtgtga comes from Nerophis ophidion isolate RoL-2023_Sa linkage group LG24, RoL_Noph_v1.0, whole genome shotgun sequence and encodes:
- the LOC133542505 gene encoding zinc finger protein 180-like, with the translated sequence MCERTIAENKDELSRAKEKNKRLCQLLEAVFKKPQVVLHRTDVCEKYDPPEQQEGSSSMEQKSQNLHVKEEEPQSPHFKDEEKQWVISVKSEDDEVKGESEEKWSFRMRTEEPQPSHIKKEEEDPLTPHFKEEAVDPLSPHIKEEEEEHSISQQGEHLEGLEEFTVISVIVKSEDDEVKGESEERGGGEPPSSSSTQHMTTEADGDHCGGSQADKLLAPLSDSEDTTSHSPDTDDEDSKDDKTCHTDNTHFTCSLCDKTYKYPSSLKVHMRTHTGEKTFSCSVCGKGCTQRHNLKIHMRIHTGEKPFSCSECGKSFARNQRLKEHMRTHTGEKTFSCSICSKDFTQKHNFKVHMRTHTGEKPYTCSECGKSFVINQSLKVHMRTHTGEKPFICSVCGKSCKERQQLKSHMRTHSGEKTYSCLSCHKSFCHLKHSYSTHENTHRRESVELQCVW